From the Manis javanica isolate MJ-LG chromosome 11, MJ_LKY, whole genome shotgun sequence genome, one window contains:
- the RAB3IL1 gene encoding guanine nucleotide exchange factor for Rab-3A isoform X1 yields MTFGKQCSWEKGAGLSQGLQQVDEPPSRAQSQPCPDEGHPPPLKAVPVPWKSVGPCKSHGESPGGRMETSVREEAQGEEGPAATQLDVSRLRSSSMEIREKGSEFLKEELLKAQKELKLKDEECERLSKVREQLEQELEELTASLFEEAHKMVREANMKQAASEKQLKEARGKIDMLQAEVTALKTLVITSTPASPNRELHPQLLSPTKTGPRKGHLRHKSTSSALCPAMCPAAGHTLTLDMEGKEPGLAPLLSLLLCVVPSKAVHLTYEPAWQLPPGEPPETPTSATSLSFSRQVDTTLFAEFQAWRESPTLDKTSPFLERVYREDVGPCLDFTTQELSALVRAAVEDNTLTIEPVASQALPTVNVAAVKCGSTSTCALSGLARACHHRIRLGDSKSHYYISPSSRARITAVCNFFTYIRYIQQGLVRQDAEPMFWEITRLRKEMSLAKLGFFPQEA; encoded by the exons ATGACCTTTGGAAAGCAGTGCAGTTGGGAAAAGGGAGCTGGTCTCAGCCAAGGTCTCCAGCAAGTTGATGAACCTCCATCTAGGGCTCAGAG CCAGCCCTGTCCAGACGAGGGCCACCCGCCACCCCTCAAAGCTGTCCCAGTCCCCTGGAAGAGCGTGGGCCCCTGCAAAAGCCACGGGGAGTCCCCAGGAGGTCGGATGGAGACCTCTGTCAGGGAGGAGGCTCAAGGAGAGGAGGGCCCTGCAGCCACCCAGCTGGACGTGTCGCGCCTACGCAGCTCTTCCATGGAGATCCGGGAGAAGGGCTCCGAGTTCCTGAAGGAGGAGCTGCTCAAAGCCCAGAAG GAGCTGAAGCTGAAGGATGAGGAGTGTGAGCGGCTGTCCAAGGTGCGGGAGCAGCTGGAacaggagctggaggagctgACAGCCAGCCTGTTCGAG GAGGCCCACAAGATGGTGCGAGAAGCCAACATGAAGCAGGCGGCATCTGAGAAGCAGCTGAAGGAGGCCCGGGGCAAG ATCGACATGCTGCAGGCAGAGGTGACAGCCTTGAAGACACTGGTCATCACGTCCACACCTGCTTCTCCCAATCGTGAGCTTCACCCACAGCTACTGAGTCCCACCAAGACCGGGCCCCGCAAGGGCCACTTGCGTCATAAGAGCACGAGCAGCGCCCTCTGCCCTGCCATGTGCCCTGCTGCAGGACACACCCTCACCCTGGACATGGAGGGCAAAGAG CCCGGGCTGGCCCcgctcctctccctgctcctctgcGTGGTCCCCAGCAAGGCGGTTCACCTCACCTATGAGCCGGCCTGGCAGCTCCCGCCTGGGGAACCCCCTGAGACCCCCACCTCCGCtacctctctctccttttcccgaCAG GTGGACACAACCCTGTTTGCAGAGTTCCAAGCCTGGAGGGAGTCGCCCACCCTGGACAAGACCTCCCCTTTCCTGGAAAGGGTGTACCGGGAGGACGTGGGTCCCTGCCTGGACTTCACCACGCAGGAG CTCTCTGCACTGGTCCGGGCTGCTGTGGAGGACAACACACTCACCATCGAGCCGGTGGCTTCACAGGCACTGCCCACAGTGAACGTGGCTGCAGTCAAGTGTGGGAGCACCAG TACATGTGCCCTGAGCGGGCTGGCTCGTGCCTGTCACCATCGAATCCGGCTTGGGGACTCCAAGAGCCACTACTACATCTCGCCGTCCTCCCGAGCCAGG ATCACGGCAGTGTGCAATTTCTTCACCTACATCCGCTACATCCAGCAAGGCCTGGTGCGACAGGACG CGGAGCCGATGTTCTGGGAGATCACGCGGCTGCGGAAGGAGATGTCACT
- the RAB3IL1 gene encoding guanine nucleotide exchange factor for Rab-3A isoform X5, producing METSVREEAQGEEGPAATQLDVSRLRSSSMEIREKGSEFLKEELLKAQKELKLKDEECERLSKVREQLEQELEELTASLFEEAHKMVREANMKQAASEKQLKEARGKIDMLQAEVTALKTLVITSTPASPNRELHPQLLSPTKTGPRKGHLRHKSTSSALCPAMCPAAGHTLTLDMEGKEPGLAPLLSLLLCVVPSKAVHLTYEPAWQLPPGEPPETPTSATSLSFSRQVDTTLFAEFQAWRESPTLDKTSPFLERVYREDVGPCLDFTTQELSALVRAAVEDNTLTIEPVASQALPTVNVAAVKCGSTSTCALSGLARACHHRIRLGDSKSHYYISPSSRARITAVCNFFTYIRYIQQGLVRQDAEPMFWEITRLRKEMSLAKLGFFPQEA from the exons ATGGAGACCTCTGTCAGGGAGGAGGCTCAAGGAGAGGAGGGCCCTGCAGCCACCCAGCTGGACGTGTCGCGCCTACGCAGCTCTTCCATGGAGATCCGGGAGAAGGGCTCCGAGTTCCTGAAGGAGGAGCTGCTCAAAGCCCAGAAG GAGCTGAAGCTGAAGGATGAGGAGTGTGAGCGGCTGTCCAAGGTGCGGGAGCAGCTGGAacaggagctggaggagctgACAGCCAGCCTGTTCGAG GAGGCCCACAAGATGGTGCGAGAAGCCAACATGAAGCAGGCGGCATCTGAGAAGCAGCTGAAGGAGGCCCGGGGCAAG ATCGACATGCTGCAGGCAGAGGTGACAGCCTTGAAGACACTGGTCATCACGTCCACACCTGCTTCTCCCAATCGTGAGCTTCACCCACAGCTACTGAGTCCCACCAAGACCGGGCCCCGCAAGGGCCACTTGCGTCATAAGAGCACGAGCAGCGCCCTCTGCCCTGCCATGTGCCCTGCTGCAGGACACACCCTCACCCTGGACATGGAGGGCAAAGAG CCCGGGCTGGCCCcgctcctctccctgctcctctgcGTGGTCCCCAGCAAGGCGGTTCACCTCACCTATGAGCCGGCCTGGCAGCTCCCGCCTGGGGAACCCCCTGAGACCCCCACCTCCGCtacctctctctccttttcccgaCAG GTGGACACAACCCTGTTTGCAGAGTTCCAAGCCTGGAGGGAGTCGCCCACCCTGGACAAGACCTCCCCTTTCCTGGAAAGGGTGTACCGGGAGGACGTGGGTCCCTGCCTGGACTTCACCACGCAGGAG CTCTCTGCACTGGTCCGGGCTGCTGTGGAGGACAACACACTCACCATCGAGCCGGTGGCTTCACAGGCACTGCCCACAGTGAACGTGGCTGCAGTCAAGTGTGGGAGCACCAG TACATGTGCCCTGAGCGGGCTGGCTCGTGCCTGTCACCATCGAATCCGGCTTGGGGACTCCAAGAGCCACTACTACATCTCGCCGTCCTCCCGAGCCAGG ATCACGGCAGTGTGCAATTTCTTCACCTACATCCGCTACATCCAGCAAGGCCTGGTGCGACAGGACG CGGAGCCGATGTTCTGGGAGATCACGCGGCTGCGGAAGGAGATGTCACT
- the RAB3IL1 gene encoding guanine nucleotide exchange factor for Rab-3A isoform X2 — MWSGQPCPDEGHPPPLKAVPVPWKSVGPCKSHGESPGGRMETSVREEAQGEEGPAATQLDVSRLRSSSMEIREKGSEFLKEELLKAQKELKLKDEECERLSKVREQLEQELEELTASLFEEAHKMVREANMKQAASEKQLKEARGKIDMLQAEVTALKTLVITSTPASPNRELHPQLLSPTKTGPRKGHLRHKSTSSALCPAMCPAAGHTLTLDMEGKEPGLAPLLSLLLCVVPSKAVHLTYEPAWQLPPGEPPETPTSATSLSFSRQVDTTLFAEFQAWRESPTLDKTSPFLERVYREDVGPCLDFTTQELSALVRAAVEDNTLTIEPVASQALPTVNVAAVKCGSTSTCALSGLARACHHRIRLGDSKSHYYISPSSRARITAVCNFFTYIRYIQQGLVRQDAEPMFWEITRLRKEMSLAKLGFFPQEA, encoded by the exons ATGTGGAGCGG CCAGCCCTGTCCAGACGAGGGCCACCCGCCACCCCTCAAAGCTGTCCCAGTCCCCTGGAAGAGCGTGGGCCCCTGCAAAAGCCACGGGGAGTCCCCAGGAGGTCGGATGGAGACCTCTGTCAGGGAGGAGGCTCAAGGAGAGGAGGGCCCTGCAGCCACCCAGCTGGACGTGTCGCGCCTACGCAGCTCTTCCATGGAGATCCGGGAGAAGGGCTCCGAGTTCCTGAAGGAGGAGCTGCTCAAAGCCCAGAAG GAGCTGAAGCTGAAGGATGAGGAGTGTGAGCGGCTGTCCAAGGTGCGGGAGCAGCTGGAacaggagctggaggagctgACAGCCAGCCTGTTCGAG GAGGCCCACAAGATGGTGCGAGAAGCCAACATGAAGCAGGCGGCATCTGAGAAGCAGCTGAAGGAGGCCCGGGGCAAG ATCGACATGCTGCAGGCAGAGGTGACAGCCTTGAAGACACTGGTCATCACGTCCACACCTGCTTCTCCCAATCGTGAGCTTCACCCACAGCTACTGAGTCCCACCAAGACCGGGCCCCGCAAGGGCCACTTGCGTCATAAGAGCACGAGCAGCGCCCTCTGCCCTGCCATGTGCCCTGCTGCAGGACACACCCTCACCCTGGACATGGAGGGCAAAGAG CCCGGGCTGGCCCcgctcctctccctgctcctctgcGTGGTCCCCAGCAAGGCGGTTCACCTCACCTATGAGCCGGCCTGGCAGCTCCCGCCTGGGGAACCCCCTGAGACCCCCACCTCCGCtacctctctctccttttcccgaCAG GTGGACACAACCCTGTTTGCAGAGTTCCAAGCCTGGAGGGAGTCGCCCACCCTGGACAAGACCTCCCCTTTCCTGGAAAGGGTGTACCGGGAGGACGTGGGTCCCTGCCTGGACTTCACCACGCAGGAG CTCTCTGCACTGGTCCGGGCTGCTGTGGAGGACAACACACTCACCATCGAGCCGGTGGCTTCACAGGCACTGCCCACAGTGAACGTGGCTGCAGTCAAGTGTGGGAGCACCAG TACATGTGCCCTGAGCGGGCTGGCTCGTGCCTGTCACCATCGAATCCGGCTTGGGGACTCCAAGAGCCACTACTACATCTCGCCGTCCTCCCGAGCCAGG ATCACGGCAGTGTGCAATTTCTTCACCTACATCCGCTACATCCAGCAAGGCCTGGTGCGACAGGACG CGGAGCCGATGTTCTGGGAGATCACGCGGCTGCGGAAGGAGATGTCACT
- the RAB3IL1 gene encoding guanine nucleotide exchange factor for Rab-3A isoform X6, producing MWSGQPCPDEGHPPPLKAVPVPWKSVGPCKSHGESPGGRMETSVREEAQGEEGPAATQLDVSRLRSSSMEIREKGSEFLKEELLKAQKELKLKDEECERLSKVREQLEQELEELTASLFEEAHKMVREANMKQAASEKQLKEARGKIDMLQAEVTALKTLVITSTPASPNRELHPQLLSPTKTGPRKGHLRHKSTSSALCPAMCPAAGHTLTLDMEGKEVDTTLFAEFQAWRESPTLDKTSPFLERVYREDVGPCLDFTTQELSALVRAAVEDNTLTIEPVASQALPTVNVAAVKCGSTSTCALSGLARACHHRIRLGDSKSHYYISPSSRARITAVCNFFTYIRYIQQGLVRQDAEPMFWEITRLRKEMSLAKLGFFPQEA from the exons ATGTGGAGCGG CCAGCCCTGTCCAGACGAGGGCCACCCGCCACCCCTCAAAGCTGTCCCAGTCCCCTGGAAGAGCGTGGGCCCCTGCAAAAGCCACGGGGAGTCCCCAGGAGGTCGGATGGAGACCTCTGTCAGGGAGGAGGCTCAAGGAGAGGAGGGCCCTGCAGCCACCCAGCTGGACGTGTCGCGCCTACGCAGCTCTTCCATGGAGATCCGGGAGAAGGGCTCCGAGTTCCTGAAGGAGGAGCTGCTCAAAGCCCAGAAG GAGCTGAAGCTGAAGGATGAGGAGTGTGAGCGGCTGTCCAAGGTGCGGGAGCAGCTGGAacaggagctggaggagctgACAGCCAGCCTGTTCGAG GAGGCCCACAAGATGGTGCGAGAAGCCAACATGAAGCAGGCGGCATCTGAGAAGCAGCTGAAGGAGGCCCGGGGCAAG ATCGACATGCTGCAGGCAGAGGTGACAGCCTTGAAGACACTGGTCATCACGTCCACACCTGCTTCTCCCAATCGTGAGCTTCACCCACAGCTACTGAGTCCCACCAAGACCGGGCCCCGCAAGGGCCACTTGCGTCATAAGAGCACGAGCAGCGCCCTCTGCCCTGCCATGTGCCCTGCTGCAGGACACACCCTCACCCTGGACATGGAGGGCAAAGAG GTGGACACAACCCTGTTTGCAGAGTTCCAAGCCTGGAGGGAGTCGCCCACCCTGGACAAGACCTCCCCTTTCCTGGAAAGGGTGTACCGGGAGGACGTGGGTCCCTGCCTGGACTTCACCACGCAGGAG CTCTCTGCACTGGTCCGGGCTGCTGTGGAGGACAACACACTCACCATCGAGCCGGTGGCTTCACAGGCACTGCCCACAGTGAACGTGGCTGCAGTCAAGTGTGGGAGCACCAG TACATGTGCCCTGAGCGGGCTGGCTCGTGCCTGTCACCATCGAATCCGGCTTGGGGACTCCAAGAGCCACTACTACATCTCGCCGTCCTCCCGAGCCAGG ATCACGGCAGTGTGCAATTTCTTCACCTACATCCGCTACATCCAGCAAGGCCTGGTGCGACAGGACG CGGAGCCGATGTTCTGGGAGATCACGCGGCTGCGGAAGGAGATGTCACT
- the RAB3IL1 gene encoding guanine nucleotide exchange factor for Rab-3A isoform X4 has product MTFGKQCSWEKGAGLSQGLQQVDEPPSRAQSQPCPDEGHPPPLKAVPVPWKSVGPCKSHGESPGGRMETSVREEAQGEEGPAATQLDVSRLRSSSMEIREKGSEFLKEELLKAQKELKLKDEECERLSKVREQLEQELEELTASLFEEAHKMVREANMKQAASEKQLKEARGKIDMLQAEVTALKTLVITSTPASPNRELHPQLLSPTKTGPRKGHLRHKSTSSALCPAMCPAAGHTLTLDMEGKEVDTTLFAEFQAWRESPTLDKTSPFLERVYREDVGPCLDFTTQELSALVRAAVEDNTLTIEPVASQALPTVNVAAVKCGSTSTCALSGLARACHHRIRLGDSKSHYYISPSSRARITAVCNFFTYIRYIQQGLVRQDAEPMFWEITRLRKEMSLAKLGFFPQEA; this is encoded by the exons ATGACCTTTGGAAAGCAGTGCAGTTGGGAAAAGGGAGCTGGTCTCAGCCAAGGTCTCCAGCAAGTTGATGAACCTCCATCTAGGGCTCAGAG CCAGCCCTGTCCAGACGAGGGCCACCCGCCACCCCTCAAAGCTGTCCCAGTCCCCTGGAAGAGCGTGGGCCCCTGCAAAAGCCACGGGGAGTCCCCAGGAGGTCGGATGGAGACCTCTGTCAGGGAGGAGGCTCAAGGAGAGGAGGGCCCTGCAGCCACCCAGCTGGACGTGTCGCGCCTACGCAGCTCTTCCATGGAGATCCGGGAGAAGGGCTCCGAGTTCCTGAAGGAGGAGCTGCTCAAAGCCCAGAAG GAGCTGAAGCTGAAGGATGAGGAGTGTGAGCGGCTGTCCAAGGTGCGGGAGCAGCTGGAacaggagctggaggagctgACAGCCAGCCTGTTCGAG GAGGCCCACAAGATGGTGCGAGAAGCCAACATGAAGCAGGCGGCATCTGAGAAGCAGCTGAAGGAGGCCCGGGGCAAG ATCGACATGCTGCAGGCAGAGGTGACAGCCTTGAAGACACTGGTCATCACGTCCACACCTGCTTCTCCCAATCGTGAGCTTCACCCACAGCTACTGAGTCCCACCAAGACCGGGCCCCGCAAGGGCCACTTGCGTCATAAGAGCACGAGCAGCGCCCTCTGCCCTGCCATGTGCCCTGCTGCAGGACACACCCTCACCCTGGACATGGAGGGCAAAGAG GTGGACACAACCCTGTTTGCAGAGTTCCAAGCCTGGAGGGAGTCGCCCACCCTGGACAAGACCTCCCCTTTCCTGGAAAGGGTGTACCGGGAGGACGTGGGTCCCTGCCTGGACTTCACCACGCAGGAG CTCTCTGCACTGGTCCGGGCTGCTGTGGAGGACAACACACTCACCATCGAGCCGGTGGCTTCACAGGCACTGCCCACAGTGAACGTGGCTGCAGTCAAGTGTGGGAGCACCAG TACATGTGCCCTGAGCGGGCTGGCTCGTGCCTGTCACCATCGAATCCGGCTTGGGGACTCCAAGAGCCACTACTACATCTCGCCGTCCTCCCGAGCCAGG ATCACGGCAGTGTGCAATTTCTTCACCTACATCCGCTACATCCAGCAAGGCCTGGTGCGACAGGACG CGGAGCCGATGTTCTGGGAGATCACGCGGCTGCGGAAGGAGATGTCACT
- the RAB3IL1 gene encoding guanine nucleotide exchange factor for Rab-3A isoform X3 yields MILIQPCPDEGHPPPLKAVPVPWKSVGPCKSHGESPGGRMETSVREEAQGEEGPAATQLDVSRLRSSSMEIREKGSEFLKEELLKAQKELKLKDEECERLSKVREQLEQELEELTASLFEEAHKMVREANMKQAASEKQLKEARGKIDMLQAEVTALKTLVITSTPASPNRELHPQLLSPTKTGPRKGHLRHKSTSSALCPAMCPAAGHTLTLDMEGKEPGLAPLLSLLLCVVPSKAVHLTYEPAWQLPPGEPPETPTSATSLSFSRQVDTTLFAEFQAWRESPTLDKTSPFLERVYREDVGPCLDFTTQELSALVRAAVEDNTLTIEPVASQALPTVNVAAVKCGSTSTCALSGLARACHHRIRLGDSKSHYYISPSSRARITAVCNFFTYIRYIQQGLVRQDAEPMFWEITRLRKEMSLAKLGFFPQEA; encoded by the exons ATGATCCTCAT CCAGCCCTGTCCAGACGAGGGCCACCCGCCACCCCTCAAAGCTGTCCCAGTCCCCTGGAAGAGCGTGGGCCCCTGCAAAAGCCACGGGGAGTCCCCAGGAGGTCGGATGGAGACCTCTGTCAGGGAGGAGGCTCAAGGAGAGGAGGGCCCTGCAGCCACCCAGCTGGACGTGTCGCGCCTACGCAGCTCTTCCATGGAGATCCGGGAGAAGGGCTCCGAGTTCCTGAAGGAGGAGCTGCTCAAAGCCCAGAAG GAGCTGAAGCTGAAGGATGAGGAGTGTGAGCGGCTGTCCAAGGTGCGGGAGCAGCTGGAacaggagctggaggagctgACAGCCAGCCTGTTCGAG GAGGCCCACAAGATGGTGCGAGAAGCCAACATGAAGCAGGCGGCATCTGAGAAGCAGCTGAAGGAGGCCCGGGGCAAG ATCGACATGCTGCAGGCAGAGGTGACAGCCTTGAAGACACTGGTCATCACGTCCACACCTGCTTCTCCCAATCGTGAGCTTCACCCACAGCTACTGAGTCCCACCAAGACCGGGCCCCGCAAGGGCCACTTGCGTCATAAGAGCACGAGCAGCGCCCTCTGCCCTGCCATGTGCCCTGCTGCAGGACACACCCTCACCCTGGACATGGAGGGCAAAGAG CCCGGGCTGGCCCcgctcctctccctgctcctctgcGTGGTCCCCAGCAAGGCGGTTCACCTCACCTATGAGCCGGCCTGGCAGCTCCCGCCTGGGGAACCCCCTGAGACCCCCACCTCCGCtacctctctctccttttcccgaCAG GTGGACACAACCCTGTTTGCAGAGTTCCAAGCCTGGAGGGAGTCGCCCACCCTGGACAAGACCTCCCCTTTCCTGGAAAGGGTGTACCGGGAGGACGTGGGTCCCTGCCTGGACTTCACCACGCAGGAG CTCTCTGCACTGGTCCGGGCTGCTGTGGAGGACAACACACTCACCATCGAGCCGGTGGCTTCACAGGCACTGCCCACAGTGAACGTGGCTGCAGTCAAGTGTGGGAGCACCAG TACATGTGCCCTGAGCGGGCTGGCTCGTGCCTGTCACCATCGAATCCGGCTTGGGGACTCCAAGAGCCACTACTACATCTCGCCGTCCTCCCGAGCCAGG ATCACGGCAGTGTGCAATTTCTTCACCTACATCCGCTACATCCAGCAAGGCCTGGTGCGACAGGACG CGGAGCCGATGTTCTGGGAGATCACGCGGCTGCGGAAGGAGATGTCACT